DNA sequence from the Cupriavidus oxalaticus genome:
CTCTGCCTGCATGGTTCGATGGAAGCGCTCGTCCTTACCGTTGGTCTGAGGATGGCGAGGTCGGCTATGACTGAGCCGCACGCCCAGGCGAATCAGCCAAGCGCCCAACGTGGTAAGTGCCCGGGGCACCGGAGAACCCCAAGGTGGGCCATTGTCTGCATTGATCCGCTCGGGCAGCCCGTAGCGCGCGAACGCGTTCTCTAACGCTTCCTGTACGGATTCAAACTGTTCGTTGCCCAAGGCCCTGAGCAGCACATTGAAGCGGGAGTGATCGTCCAAGACTGTGAGCGGATGGCACCGCTGCGTGTCGGTGGCGAAGTGGCCTTTAAAGTCAATTTGCCATAGTGCATTGGGCCGGTCGTGCTCGAAGCGCTGCCATGCTGTAGCGGCCGCACTGGCGGCCGGATCGATCAAGCCATGGCGGCGCAGCACCCAATTGACTGTGCTGGGAGCGATTTGGACGCAGTGGTCACGTTCCAGCACGCGTGCGATCTTGCGGGCGCCCCAAGCCGAATGTTCGGCTCGTATCGCTAGCACGCTCTCTTCGACTGCCGCTGGAGTTCGGCCGGGAGAGCTATGTGGCCGCCGAGTTCGGTCGTCCAGATCTTCTCGGTTCAACCACTTGTAACCGGTCTTGCGACTGATGCAGAAGCGGCGGCAAAGCTCCGCAATATTGGCGTCCGCCTGGCGTGCCAGGCGGACGAACTCTTCTCTTTGCTGCTTCACGGTGATTTGGCTCCAGGGCAACGTTGTCCTCCCGCTGACTAAGCGGGAAAAGTGTTACCCATGTCCTGGCACACCTGTTACCTTTGTCCCCGGTCCATACAGCAAGCGGGAGAGGGCGCAAACCCCCTACTCCCCAAACGTCTTCACCATCGCGTCCGCCGCCATGCGCAGGTCGGGCACGAATCCCATCAGCCGGTCCATCGTCATCCGCGCCAGCGGCGCCTGCACCGCGATCGCCGCGCACGCGCGGCTGCGGTTGCGCATCACCGGCACCGCCACCGCGATCATCCCCTCAAGGTTTTCCTGGTTGTTGATGCCCAGGCGCCGCCGCCGCGTCTCTGCCAGTTCCGCATGCAGTGCGGCAGCGTCGGTGATGGTACGGGCCGAATGCGCCCGCAGCGGCAGGTTTGCCACCAGACGCTCGCGCTGCGCGCATGGCAGGAACGCCAGCAGCAGCTTGCCGCTGGCGGTGCAATGCAGCGGCACGCGCGAGCCCGGCTGCAGGTGCATGCGCAGCGGCCATTGCGTTTCCACCCGGTCCAGATAAACCACGTCGTCGCCCGACAGCATGGTCAGGTTGCAGGTCTCGCCGACCTTGTCGACCAGCTGCTGCAGGATCGCGTGGCGCGCCGCGGCCGGCCCCGCCTGCATCAGCACGTTGACCGCAAGCTGGCGCACGCGTGACGAACATTCGTAGCCAGGGCTGCCCGCCGTGCGCGATACCAGCCAGGTGCTTTCCAGCTGCTTGAGGATGCGGTGCACGGTCTGCTTGGGCAGTCCGATCTCCTCAACGATGGCGCACAGCGGCATGGGCCCGTCGGCGGCGGACAGGATCTCCAGGATGCGGAAGGCGCGCACCGCGGCGGCGTTCGAGTGATTGCTCATGGGTGCAATTTAGCGGATTCCGGGACGCCATGGCGTCCCGAAAACTGCGTTACCGGTTGCAGCCCGCAGCTGTGCTCGCGAAAGCGCACAAATTGGGACGGCATGCCTGTCCGGGTTCACTAGATTCGATCCGGGGCCGCCACGGCGGACCCACCCGATCCAACCCCGGAGCCGATCCATGAGTGTGCAACTACTGCAGCGCCAGCAGTCCCATTCCACCGATGTGCCCGTGCAGGAATATCCGGCAGACCACGCGGTCGATGCGATCGTGGCGCGCGCCCGGCAGGCGCAGCGCGCGTTCGCGCGGGCCGGCCAGGCCACCGTCGACACCGCCGCGGCCGCCGTCGCGTGGGCCATCATGGAGCCCGCGCGCAACCGCCAGCTGGCCGAGCGGGCCGTGGCCGACACCGGCCTTGGCAACGTCGACGACAAGATCCGCAAGAACCATCGCAAGACACTGGGCCTGCTGCGCGACCTGCACGGACGCAAGACCGTCGGCGTGATCGCGCGTGACGCGGCCACCGGCATCACCGAGATCGCGCGGCCGGTCGGCGTGGTCGCCGCGATCACGCCGTCGACCAACCCCGGGGCGACGCCTGCCAACAAGATCATCAACGCGCTCAAGTGCGGCAACAGCGTGGTGGTGGCGCCCTCGCCCAAGGGACAGGGCACGTGCGCGCTGCTGCTGTCGTTCATCCACGCCGAATTCGCGCGTGCCGGCCTGCCCGCCGACCTGGTGCAGATGCTGCCCGCGCCGGTGTCGAAAGCCTCCACCGCCGAGTTGATGCGCCAGGCCGACCTGGTGGTGGCCACCGGCTCGCAGGCAAACGTGCGCATGGCCTACACCTGCGGCACGCCGGCGTTCGGCGTCGGCGCTGGCAACGTGGCGGCCATCGTCGACGCCGGCGCGGCGCCGGGCGATGCGGCGGCAAGGATCGTCCGCTCCAAGACCTTCGACAACGCCACCAGCTGCTCGTCGGAGAACAGCCTGGTGATCCTCGACGCGGTCTACCAGCCCATGCTGGAAGCGCTTGCCGCCGTCGGCGGCGTGCTGCTGACCGCCGAGGAAAAGGCGCGGCTGCAGGCGCTGATGTGGCGGCACGGCAAGCTCGCCGGCGACATGACCGGCCAGAGCGCGCCGCGCATTGCCGAACTGGCGGGCCTGGCACGCGTGCGCGCGCTGCAGCCGACCATGCTGCTGGTACCGGAGACCGGCGTCGGCAGCGACTATCCCTTCTCCGGCGAGAAGCTTTCGCCGGTGCTGACGCTCTATCGCGCCGCCGATTTCGACGCCGCCGTGGCGCGCGTGGCGAGCCTCTACGACTACATGGGCGCGGGCCACTCGGTCGGGCTGCATACGGCCGATTCCGGGCAGGCGCTGCAACTCGGGCAGGAACTTCCGGTGGCGCGCGTGATCGTCAACCAGGCGCACTGCTTCGCCACCGGCGGCAATTTCGACAACGGCCTGCCGTTCTCGCTGTCGATGGGCTGCGGCACCTGGGGCGGCAACAACTTCTCCGACAACCTCGGCTGGCGGCAATACCTCAACATCACCCGCATCGCCGAACCCATTGCCGAGCACGTGCCCGACGAGCGCGAGCTGCTGGGCGACTATTTCGCGAGGGTCGGCCAATGAACGCGCGCATCCGACCCGAAGTGCTCGACACCGTGGCCACGCTGCTGGCCGCCCGTGCCGCGCAAGTCCCCGACAAACCCTACCTGCTGTCTCCCGACAGCGGCCGCGCGCTCAGCTTCGGCGCACTGGCCGCCGACGCCGATGCGCTCGGCCGCCGCTACGCCGAGGCTGGCCTCGCCAGCGGCCAGACGGTGTCGGTGTACCTGCCCAACGGCGAGCAGACCGCGCGGCTGCTGCTCGGCACCATGGCGTGCGGGCTGGTGGCCAATCCGCTCAACCTGCTGTGCCAGCCGGCGCAACTGCGCTACATCCTCGGGCACTCCGACACGCGGATCGTTTTCACCTCGCCCGAAGGCGAAGCCACGATCCGCACGGCGATGGCCGAAGCCGGCGTGGAGGTGCCGGTGGTGGTCACCGCGCCGGACGACAGCGCCTTGCCCGCGCTGCCGGCGCTGCAGCCCGGCGCCGCTCCCCTTCCGCCGCCGCAGCCACACGATCCGGCGCTGCTGATGTACACCTCCGGCACTACCGGCACGCCCAAGGGCGTGCTGCTGACCCACCGCAACCTCGCCGCCAACGGCGCCAGCGTCAGCCGCGAGCATGCGCTCGGCGCGGGCGATCGCGTGCTGGCCACGCTGCCGCTGTACCACATCAACGGGCTGGTGGTGACCGCGATCGCGCCGCTGGTGCATGGCGGCTCGGTGGTGATGCCGATGCGCTTCTCGGCCAGCGCGTTCTGGCACGACATCGCCCGCCATGGCTGCACCTGGCTCAACGTGGTGCCGACCATCATCGCCTACCTGCTCAACGATCCCGCCGGCCGCGCGCCGGCCGGCGTGCGCTTCTGCCGCTCCGCTTCCGCCGCGCTGCCGCCCGAGCACCACCGCGCGTTCGAGCAGCGCTTCGGCATCGGCGTGATCGAGACCATGGGCATGACCGAGACCGCGGCGCCGGCCTTCAGCAATCCGCTCGATCCGCAGCAGCGGCGCATCGGCAGCATCGGCCGGCCCTCCGGCACGCAGGCTCGCGTGCTGGGGCGCGACGGGCAGCCGCTGCCCGACGGCGAGATCGGCGAGATCGTGCTGCAAGGCGAGAGCGTGATGGCGGGCTACTACAAGGCACCCGAGGTCACGCGCGCGGCCTTCACGCCCGACGGCTGGCTGCGCACCGGCGACCTCGGCTACCGCGATGCGCAGGGCTATTTCTACATCACCGGCCGCGCCAAGGAACTGATCATCAAGGGCGGCGAGAACATCGCCCCGCGCGAGATCGACGAAGCGCTGCTGCGCCATCCGGGCGTGCTGGAAGCGGCCGCGGTGGGCGTGCCCGACCCGGCCTACGGGCAGGAGATCGTCGCCTTCGTCGTCAGGCGCGAAGCCGTGGCCTGTGACGACGCGGCGCTGCGCGCGCACTGCCTGCGCGAACTGGGCCGCTACAAGACGCCCAAGGAATTCCGCTTCATCGCGGAATTGCCGCGCGGGCCCTCCGGCAAGGTGCAGCGGCTGAAGCTGCTGGACCCTGCCTGACCTGACGCATCGTCCTTTCCCACCCCTCGCCAAGGAGCCCGCTCACCCGCCACCACGACATCCGGAGACACGAACAGAGACATAAAGCTGATTGCTCAAGGACGGGGCAGCGCAGCCAGCACTTACCACTGGCGCGCCTCGGCGAACCGCAAGCGCATGGCGATGGATCATGCGCCGGCCGCCGCCCCGCTCATGCCACGCGCGCCCGCCGCGCATAGGAGGTGGTTATGCAGCAACGCATCAAGACCCGTCACATGATCCTCGGCGTCATGTGCCTGATGTATTTCATCGCCTATATCGACCGCGTCAACATCTCGGTCGCCGCCCCGCTGATCCGTGAGGAGATGGGGCTCACGTCCTCGCAGCTCGGGCTGGTGTTCTCGGCCTTTGCCTATCCCTATGCCGCCATGCAGATCCTGGGCGGCTGGATGTCCGACAAGTTCGGGCCCAAGAAGGTGCTGATCGTGCTGTCGCTGATCTGGGGCGTGGCCACGGTGCTGACCGGCTTTGCCGGCAGCGTGATGATGCTGGTGGTGCTGCGCTTCGTGCTGGGCATCGGCGAAGGCGGCGCGTTCCCGACCGCCACGCGCGCCTTCACCTACTGGATGCCGGTGGCCGAACGCGGCTTCGCGCAGGGCATCACGCACAGCTTCGCGCGGCTGGGCGGCGCGATCACGCCGCCGATCGTGCTGGCCATCGTCGCCGCGGCGGGATGGCGCGAGGCCTTCGTCGTGCTGGGTGCGGTGAGCCTGGGCTGGACCGTGCTGTACGCGCTGACGTTCAAGGACACGCCCGACAAGCACAAGCGCGTCACCCCGGAAGAACTGCAGGAAATCGGCTACCGGCGCGGCGATTCGCAGCAGGCAGCCAAGGCGCCTACGCCGTGGCGCCGGCTGTTCCGCCGCATGTGGCTGGTGACCTTCGTCGACTTCTGCTACGGCTGGTCGCTGTGGGTCTACCTGACCTGGCTGCCGTCGTACCTGAAGGAAGCGCGCGGTTTCGACCTGAAGCAGCTGGCGCTGTTCACCGCGCTGCCGCTGATGGCCGGCGTGGTCGGCGATACCCTCGGCGGCGTGCTGTCGGACCGCATCTACCGGCGCACCGGCAACCTGCGGCTGGCGCGCGGCGCGATCCTGTTCGTCGGGCTGGCCGGCTCGCTGATGT
Encoded proteins:
- a CDS encoding IS481 family transposase — encoded protein: MPWSQITVKQQREEFVRLARQADANIAELCRRFCISRKTGYKWLNREDLDDRTRRPHSSPGRTPAAVEESVLAIRAEHSAWGARKIARVLERDHCVQIAPSTVNWVLRRHGLIDPAASAAATAWQRFEHDRPNALWQIDFKGHFATDTQRCHPLTVLDDHSRFNVLLRALGNEQFESVQEALENAFARYGLPERINADNGPPWGSPVPRALTTLGAWLIRLGVRLSHSRPRHPQTNGKDERFHRTMQAELLANQRFRDLDDAQHHFSHWRHVYNFKRPHHALDMETPASRYAPSPRAMPHELPPIEYGSDDIVRKVGDGGRICFRGKTFRVGRALIGTPVALRPRVDLDGTFDVYFCHQKVATIDLQQAD
- a CDS encoding acyl--CoA ligase, producing the protein MNARIRPEVLDTVATLLAARAAQVPDKPYLLSPDSGRALSFGALAADADALGRRYAEAGLASGQTVSVYLPNGEQTARLLLGTMACGLVANPLNLLCQPAQLRYILGHSDTRIVFTSPEGEATIRTAMAEAGVEVPVVVTAPDDSALPALPALQPGAAPLPPPQPHDPALLMYTSGTTGTPKGVLLTHRNLAANGASVSREHALGAGDRVLATLPLYHINGLVVTAIAPLVHGGSVVMPMRFSASAFWHDIARHGCTWLNVVPTIIAYLLNDPAGRAPAGVRFCRSASAALPPEHHRAFEQRFGIGVIETMGMTETAAPAFSNPLDPQQRRIGSIGRPSGTQARVLGRDGQPLPDGEIGEIVLQGESVMAGYYKAPEVTRAAFTPDGWLRTGDLGYRDAQGYFYITGRAKELIIKGGENIAPREIDEALLRHPGVLEAAAVGVPDPAYGQEIVAFVVRREAVACDDAALRAHCLRELGRYKTPKEFRFIAELPRGPSGKVQRLKLLDPA
- a CDS encoding IclR family transcriptional regulator, with the translated sequence MSNHSNAAAVRAFRILEILSAADGPMPLCAIVEEIGLPKQTVHRILKQLESTWLVSRTAGSPGYECSSRVRQLAVNVLMQAGPAAARHAILQQLVDKVGETCNLTMLSGDDVVYLDRVETQWPLRMHLQPGSRVPLHCTASGKLLLAFLPCAQRERLVANLPLRAHSARTITDAAALHAELAETRRRRLGINNQENLEGMIAVAVPVMRNRSRACAAIAVQAPLARMTMDRLMGFVPDLRMAADAMVKTFGE
- the sauS gene encoding acylating sulfoacetaldehyde dehydrogenase, encoding MSVQLLQRQQSHSTDVPVQEYPADHAVDAIVARARQAQRAFARAGQATVDTAAAAVAWAIMEPARNRQLAERAVADTGLGNVDDKIRKNHRKTLGLLRDLHGRKTVGVIARDAATGITEIARPVGVVAAITPSTNPGATPANKIINALKCGNSVVVAPSPKGQGTCALLLSFIHAEFARAGLPADLVQMLPAPVSKASTAELMRQADLVVATGSQANVRMAYTCGTPAFGVGAGNVAAIVDAGAAPGDAAARIVRSKTFDNATSCSSENSLVILDAVYQPMLEALAAVGGVLLTAEEKARLQALMWRHGKLAGDMTGQSAPRIAELAGLARVRALQPTMLLVPETGVGSDYPFSGEKLSPVLTLYRAADFDAAVARVASLYDYMGAGHSVGLHTADSGQALQLGQELPVARVIVNQAHCFATGGNFDNGLPFSLSMGCGTWGGNNFSDNLGWRQYLNITRIAEPIAEHVPDERELLGDYFARVGQ
- a CDS encoding MFS transporter, whose protein sequence is MQQRIKTRHMILGVMCLMYFIAYIDRVNISVAAPLIREEMGLTSSQLGLVFSAFAYPYAAMQILGGWMSDKFGPKKVLIVLSLIWGVATVLTGFAGSVMMLVVLRFVLGIGEGGAFPTATRAFTYWMPVAERGFAQGITHSFARLGGAITPPIVLAIVAAAGWREAFVVLGAVSLGWTVLYALTFKDTPDKHKRVTPEELQEIGYRRGDSQQAAKAPTPWRRLFRRMWLVTFVDFCYGWSLWVYLTWLPSYLKEARGFDLKQLALFTALPLMAGVVGDTLGGVLSDRIYRRTGNLRLARGAILFVGLAGSLMFIAPMTFTADAVNAVILLSLSFFFLELTNAVLWSLPLDIAGKYAGTAGGMMNTGFGLAGMVSPVVFGYLIERTGSYDLPFMISGALLGVGAVASLFINPLLTVDSPEPKAGEVRHALS